From the Flavobacterium galactosidilyticum genome, one window contains:
- a CDS encoding type I restriction endonuclease subunit R, translating into MTTEAVIEQATIEWLQDLGYTHVKGNELPQNANAVILKDRLKEFIVKQYPQLPAEIHDLAVADFCNNAGADVAYRNRSFHLKLTKGLSYEYKDQNDNEKAVHIYPIDYHNPENNAFWCVNQFSIVGRNKRRPDIIIYINGIPLVLFELKNWFDENTTISEAFNQIQHYCKDIPLLFEYNALTIVSDGNEAQHGMFNSSSEWYAAWKSINGIEIVEDDFQMHSLLFGLFPKDRLLSYIKNFVFFEDHNGKLIKKGAKYHQFFGVNFAVEAAKKAIKPYGDGRIGVIWHTQGSGKSISMAIYAGILRSLPELKNPTIVVQVDRSDLDFQLYENFVLAKDLVGDVQHAGSTDELRQLLSTGSGGVIFTTIEKFRLKQGNENELGETAHPILSERENIIVMADEAHRTQYGLLDGFASNLRKALPNASFIGFTGTPIDSKDADTQEVFGETIHIYDIKQAVNDKATVPIYYEPRLAKLHLGNQNIDADVDAITEDTEDDGSLKWAAIEDAAGSEDRVNKIANDIMKHFKNRTETLPGKAMVVCMSRRNSVKMYDALKAIEGCPEIAVVMTGNISKDPIEWNEHIRTQDATEALKKRFRKPEDPLQIVMVRDMWLTGFDAPCVHTMYVDKIMRGHTLMQAITRTNRVFKDKPSGVIVDYIGIGDQLKIATSKYTGGGGKGKPTIDMQQALELFYNQIEICKGLISENIDYSDWKGLRESDKILLVKKALNSIIKYDEPANMFMLEEKKLTGLLSIVKSQTEIQEYSVDVLFIQHLSKAIRNAKSVKGSRTNQKDQIKELISRSIESDEIVDVFAMAGLERADISILNEEFLLGAKKEKDSIDIKIELLKNILMDEVKLRLHKNIKKYTSLKDELERVIENYHKNAIDSYTTIAELIERAKLLQEEDHRNKELGLSDEELAFYDILASKKDIIKEAGPVQDIVHGVVKAVKNNLQIDWLNKEDAKASIRLAVKKELRGKVSVAELNDILQEIMDQAEGQYAEWRA; encoded by the coding sequence TGCGGTAATCTTGAAAGACCGGTTGAAGGAGTTTATCGTCAAGCAATACCCACAACTCCCTGCTGAGATACACGATCTTGCCGTGGCTGACTTCTGTAACAATGCCGGTGCTGATGTAGCCTATAGAAACCGTAGTTTTCATTTAAAATTAACCAAAGGACTAAGCTACGAATACAAAGACCAGAACGATAACGAAAAAGCTGTTCATATTTATCCCATCGACTATCACAACCCGGAAAACAATGCTTTCTGGTGCGTTAATCAGTTCAGTATTGTAGGTAGAAATAAACGCCGTCCTGATATTATCATTTACATCAACGGAATACCTTTGGTGCTTTTTGAACTCAAAAACTGGTTTGACGAAAACACGACTATTAGCGAAGCTTTCAATCAAATACAGCATTACTGCAAGGACATTCCGCTTCTTTTCGAATACAACGCTCTAACGATTGTAAGCGATGGTAACGAAGCCCAACACGGGATGTTTAATAGTTCTTCAGAATGGTATGCTGCCTGGAAAAGTATTAATGGCATCGAAATAGTAGAGGATGATTTTCAGATGCACAGCTTACTATTTGGGTTGTTCCCTAAAGACCGTTTGCTGTCTTACATTAAAAACTTTGTCTTCTTTGAAGACCACAACGGTAAATTAATTAAGAAAGGGGCTAAATACCACCAGTTTTTTGGTGTAAACTTTGCCGTAGAAGCAGCCAAAAAAGCTATTAAGCCTTATGGTGATGGTCGTATTGGCGTAATCTGGCACACTCAAGGAAGCGGAAAAAGTATCTCGATGGCGATTTATGCAGGAATACTAAGAAGCTTGCCCGAGTTAAAAAATCCAACCATTGTGGTACAGGTAGATAGAAGCGATTTAGACTTTCAGTTATACGAGAACTTTGTTCTCGCCAAAGATTTAGTAGGCGATGTGCAGCATGCAGGTTCTACTGATGAGCTACGTCAATTATTATCCACAGGAAGTGGTGGCGTGATCTTTACGACTATTGAGAAATTCAGATTGAAGCAAGGCAACGAAAACGAACTAGGCGAAACAGCCCATCCAATACTTTCAGAAAGAGAGAATATTATCGTGATGGCAGATGAGGCGCACAGGACTCAATACGGCTTGTTAGATGGTTTTGCTTCTAATTTGCGTAAAGCCTTGCCTAACGCCTCTTTTATAGGGTTTACAGGAACACCAATAGACAGTAAAGATGCCGATACCCAAGAAGTTTTTGGAGAAACGATACATATTTACGATATAAAACAGGCAGTCAATGATAAAGCAACAGTGCCTATATACTACGAACCCCGATTAGCAAAACTACATTTAGGAAATCAAAATATCGATGCTGATGTAGATGCTATTACTGAAGATACCGAGGACGATGGCAGCCTAAAATGGGCAGCTATTGAAGATGCAGCAGGATCAGAAGACCGTGTCAATAAAATTGCTAATGACATCATGAAGCATTTTAAAAACCGTACCGAAACCTTACCAGGTAAAGCAATGGTAGTGTGTATGAGTCGCCGTAATAGTGTTAAGATGTACGATGCTCTAAAAGCTATTGAAGGATGCCCCGAAATTGCCGTTGTAATGACAGGGAACATCTCTAAAGATCCAATTGAATGGAACGAACACATTAGGACTCAGGATGCAACCGAAGCCTTAAAAAAGCGTTTTAGAAAACCCGAAGATCCTTTGCAAATTGTGATGGTTCGGGACATGTGGCTCACTGGATTTGATGCGCCTTGTGTACACACTATGTACGTCGACAAGATCATGAGAGGACATACCTTAATGCAGGCAATTACAAGAACTAATCGTGTTTTTAAAGACAAGCCATCAGGAGTTATCGTTGATTACATAGGGATTGGAGACCAATTGAAAATTGCAACTTCTAAATACACAGGCGGTGGCGGAAAGGGTAAGCCAACGATTGATATGCAACAAGCCCTAGAGTTATTTTATAACCAAATAGAAATATGTAAGGGCTTGATTTCTGAGAACATCGATTATTCGGACTGGAAAGGCTTACGCGAAAGCGATAAAATACTGCTAGTTAAGAAAGCACTAAATAGCATTATCAAATACGACGAGCCGGCCAATATGTTCATGCTTGAAGAAAAGAAACTGACAGGCTTATTATCAATTGTGAAGTCACAGACTGAAATACAGGAATATTCAGTCGACGTTTTATTCATACAGCATCTCTCTAAAGCTATTCGTAATGCTAAGTCAGTAAAAGGAAGCCGAACAAACCAAAAAGACCAGATCAAGGAACTAATTAGTCGTAGCATCGAGTCAGACGAAATTGTAGATGTATTCGCCATGGCTGGACTAGAAAGAGCTGACATTTCTATTTTAAATGAAGAGTTTCTCTTGGGAGCTAAAAAAGAGAAGGATAGCATAGACATTAAAATTGAGTTACTCAAGAACATCTTAATGGATGAGGTCAAATTGCGTTTGCATAAAAACATCAAAAAATACACCTCTCTCAAGGATGAACTGGAACGAGTGATCGAAAACTACCATAAGAATGCGATTGACTCCTATACCACTATTGCCGAATTAATAGAAAGAGCCAAACTACTTCAGGAAGAAGACCACCGCAACAAGGAATTAGGCTTATCAGACGAAGAGTTAGCTTTCTATGATATTCTGGCTTCAAAAAAAGATATTATCAAGGAAGCAGGTCCTGTTCAGGACATTGTGCACGGAGTAGTCAAAGCAGTTAAAAACAACTTGCAGATAGATTGGCTGAACAAAGAAGATGCTAAGGCTAGCATCCGATTGGCCGTCAAAAAAGAATTGCGAGGAAAAGTAAGCGTTGCCGAACTCAACGACATACTCCAGGAAATAATGGATCAAGCAGAAGGACAGTATGCCGAATGGAGGGCTTAG